One window from the genome of Salmo salar chromosome ssa25, Ssal_v3.1, whole genome shotgun sequence encodes:
- the enox1 gene encoding ecto-NOX disulfide-thiol exchanger 1 isoform X2: protein MASAADGVGSLGSLGVEHHLSVHDHMVNDHGAWATAMNNLGIVPMSLRGQQLVSDSLCIQGFDPGLGLLAPINPMIAGISLVPPPPGPPEMPIIKEIIHCQSCTLFPQNPNLPPPSTRERPPGCKTVFVGGLPENASEEIIREVFDQCGEIIAIRKSKKNFCHIRFSEEFMVDKSLYLSGYRMRIGSSTDKKDSGRMHVDFAQARDDLYEWECQQRLLAREERHRRKIHEDFLRPPSPPPIMHFSEHEAGQLAERLKDDHKFSEATAVLFTWIDRGEVNRRSANNFYSMIQSANSHVRRLMSEKAQHEEEMELAKETFKNALLAILTQFEQITAVFTAASRQKAWDHFSKAQRKNIDIWRKQCEELRNAHSEEIMGIRREEEMEMSDDDEDESPCKKIRMEENGVCGQSGASLREENDSLRWQLDAYRNEVELLRKEQGKACRPDDPEHFPDTHTHLLQQSMHNMQQQLLSLQEQLRSKEVVLEQARDEHRYLQGEVLALRDKVVNGCATTLYHSRNRRSEAAMRGALTSEREALLLGIISTFLHVHPFGANIDYLWSYIQRLDTTVSAGELEFLMGRLPSVFRQELSGVGATLEKRWKFCGFQSLGSV, encoded by the exons attcTCTCTGTATCCAGGGCTTTGACCCAGGTTTGGGTCTCCTAGCTCCCATCAACCCCATGATTGCAGGTATCAGCCtggtccctcctccccctggTCCCCCTGAGATGCCCATCATCAAGGAGATCATCCACTGTCAGAGCTGCACCCTGTTCCCTCAGAACCCCA ACCTGCCTCCTCCGTCAACACGGGAGCGGCCCCCAGGGTGTAAGACGGTGTTTGTGGGGGGTCTGCCGGAGAATGCCAGCGAGGAGATCATCAGGGAGGTGTTTGATCAGTGTGGTGAGATCATCGCTATCAGGAAGAGCAAGAAGAACTTCTGTCACATCCGCTTCAGTGAGGAGTTCATGGTGGACaagtccctctacctctctg GCTACCGGATGCGCATCGGCTCCAGTACAGATAAGAAGGACTCAGGGAGGATGCACGTGGACTTTGCTCAGGCCAGAGACGACCTGTATGAGTGGGAATGTCAACAGAGGCTGCTGGCCAGGGAGGAACGACACCGACGCAAGATCCACGAAGACTTCCTCCGTCCGCCCTCGCCACCTCCCATCATGCACTTCTCCGAGCATGAGGCGGGACAGCTGGCGGAGAGATTGAAAG ATGACCATAAGTTCAGTGAGGCGACTGCAGTCCTGTTCACGTGGATCGACCGTGGTGAGGTCAACCGGCGGTCGGCCAATAACTTCTATTCAATGATCCAGTCGGCCAATAGCCACGTCCGGAGGCTGATGAGTGAGAAGGCCCAGCACGAGGAGGAGATGGAGCTAGCCAAGGAGACGTTTAAAAACGCCCTGCTGGCCATATTGACTCAGT TCGAGCAGATCACGGCTGTGTTCACCGCTGCCTCCAGGCAGAAGGCATGGGACCATTTCTCTAAAGCGCAGCGCAAGAACATAGACATTTGGAGAAAGCAGTGTGAG GAGCTGAGGAATGCCCACAGTGAGGAGATCATGGGGATTCGccgggaggaggagatggagatgtCTGACGACGACGAGGATGAGAGCCCCTGTAAGAAGATACGCATGGAGGAAAATG gtgtgtgtggcCAGTCTGGGGCCTCTCTGAGGGAGGAGAATGACTCTCTGCGTTGGCAGCTGGACGCCTACAGGAATGAGGTGGAGCTGCTGAGGAAGGAGCAAGGCAAGGCTTGCCGCCCTGACGACCCTGAACActtccccgacacacacacacacctgctgcagCAGAGCATGCACAACAtgcaacag caATTGCTGAGTCTGCAGGAGCAGCTGAGGAGTAAGGAGGTGGTGCTGGAGCAGGCTAGAGACGAGCACAGATACCTGCAGGGAGAAGTCCTAGCCCTGAGAGACAag gtaGTGAACGGGTGTGCGACCACTCTGTACCACAGCAGAAACAGGAGGAGTGAAGCAGCTATGAGAGGAGCCctcacatcagagagagaggctctGCTACTGG GCATCAtatctaccttcctccatgtccaCCCGTTTGGAGCCAACATCGACTATCTGTGGTCCTACATTCAGAGACTAGACACTACG GTGTCAGCGGGGGAGTTGGAGTTTCTGATGGGTCGTCTGCCCAGTGTCTTCAGACAGGAGCTGAGTGGAGTGGGAGCCACGCTGGAGAAACGATGGAAGTTCTGTGGCTTCCAGAGCCTCGGCTCTGTGTGA
- the enox1 gene encoding ecto-NOX disulfide-thiol exchanger 1 isoform X1 translates to MASAADGVGSLGSLGVEHHLSVHDHMVNDHGAWATAMNNLGIVPMSLRGQQLVSDSLCIQGFDPGLGLLAPINPMIAGISLVPPPPGPPEMPIIKEIIHCQSCTLFPQNPNLPPPSTRERPPGCKTVFVGGLPENASEEIIREVFDQCGEIIAIRKSKKNFCHIRFSEEFMVDKSLYLSGYRMRIGSSTDKKDSGRMHVDFAQARDDLYEWECQQRLLAREERHRRKIHEDFLRPPSPPPIMHFSEHEAGQLAERLKDDHKFSEATAVLFTWIDRGEVNRRSANNFYSMIQSANSHVRRLMSEKAQHEEEMELAKETFKNALLAILTQFEQITAVFTAASRQKAWDHFSKAQRKNIDIWRKQCEELRNAHSEEIMGIRREEEMEMSDDDEDESPCKKIRMEENGVCGQSGASLREENDSLRWQLDAYRNEVELLRKEQGKACRPDDPEHFPDTHTHLLQQSMHNMQQQLLSLQEQLRSKEVVLEQARDEHRYLQGEVLALRDKMLTNGDVVEGNNGETPEKVVNGCATTLYHSRNRRSEAAMRGALTSEREALLLGIISTFLHVHPFGANIDYLWSYIQRLDTTVSAGELEFLMGRLPSVFRQELSGVGATLEKRWKFCGFQSLGSV, encoded by the exons attcTCTCTGTATCCAGGGCTTTGACCCAGGTTTGGGTCTCCTAGCTCCCATCAACCCCATGATTGCAGGTATCAGCCtggtccctcctccccctggTCCCCCTGAGATGCCCATCATCAAGGAGATCATCCACTGTCAGAGCTGCACCCTGTTCCCTCAGAACCCCA ACCTGCCTCCTCCGTCAACACGGGAGCGGCCCCCAGGGTGTAAGACGGTGTTTGTGGGGGGTCTGCCGGAGAATGCCAGCGAGGAGATCATCAGGGAGGTGTTTGATCAGTGTGGTGAGATCATCGCTATCAGGAAGAGCAAGAAGAACTTCTGTCACATCCGCTTCAGTGAGGAGTTCATGGTGGACaagtccctctacctctctg GCTACCGGATGCGCATCGGCTCCAGTACAGATAAGAAGGACTCAGGGAGGATGCACGTGGACTTTGCTCAGGCCAGAGACGACCTGTATGAGTGGGAATGTCAACAGAGGCTGCTGGCCAGGGAGGAACGACACCGACGCAAGATCCACGAAGACTTCCTCCGTCCGCCCTCGCCACCTCCCATCATGCACTTCTCCGAGCATGAGGCGGGACAGCTGGCGGAGAGATTGAAAG ATGACCATAAGTTCAGTGAGGCGACTGCAGTCCTGTTCACGTGGATCGACCGTGGTGAGGTCAACCGGCGGTCGGCCAATAACTTCTATTCAATGATCCAGTCGGCCAATAGCCACGTCCGGAGGCTGATGAGTGAGAAGGCCCAGCACGAGGAGGAGATGGAGCTAGCCAAGGAGACGTTTAAAAACGCCCTGCTGGCCATATTGACTCAGT TCGAGCAGATCACGGCTGTGTTCACCGCTGCCTCCAGGCAGAAGGCATGGGACCATTTCTCTAAAGCGCAGCGCAAGAACATAGACATTTGGAGAAAGCAGTGTGAG GAGCTGAGGAATGCCCACAGTGAGGAGATCATGGGGATTCGccgggaggaggagatggagatgtCTGACGACGACGAGGATGAGAGCCCCTGTAAGAAGATACGCATGGAGGAAAATG gtgtgtgtggcCAGTCTGGGGCCTCTCTGAGGGAGGAGAATGACTCTCTGCGTTGGCAGCTGGACGCCTACAGGAATGAGGTGGAGCTGCTGAGGAAGGAGCAAGGCAAGGCTTGCCGCCCTGACGACCCTGAACActtccccgacacacacacacacctgctgcagCAGAGCATGCACAACAtgcaacag caATTGCTGAGTCTGCAGGAGCAGCTGAGGAGTAAGGAGGTGGTGCTGGAGCAGGCTAGAGACGAGCACAGATACCTGCAGGGAGAAGTCCTAGCCCTGAGAGACAag ATGCTAACTAATGGGGATGTAGTCGAGGGGAACAACGGAGAAACACCTGAGAAG gtaGTGAACGGGTGTGCGACCACTCTGTACCACAGCAGAAACAGGAGGAGTGAAGCAGCTATGAGAGGAGCCctcacatcagagagagaggctctGCTACTGG GCATCAtatctaccttcctccatgtccaCCCGTTTGGAGCCAACATCGACTATCTGTGGTCCTACATTCAGAGACTAGACACTACG GTGTCAGCGGGGGAGTTGGAGTTTCTGATGGGTCGTCTGCCCAGTGTCTTCAGACAGGAGCTGAGTGGAGTGGGAGCCACGCTGGAGAAACGATGGAAGTTCTGTGGCTTCCAGAGCCTCGGCTCTGTGTGA